A genomic segment from Branchiostoma floridae strain S238N-H82 chromosome 7, Bfl_VNyyK, whole genome shotgun sequence encodes:
- the LOC118419853 gene encoding mammalian ependymin-related protein 1-like has translation MQVFVVLLWAVLGLCAGQKPCCTPDQWEGTIQELQGFLVDDKLGTVDGSVEVSYDFTNQKLALTENLNETGSGNTKLRVIQDYKKGMQYVIQGNSCMEIVLKGSMRKQCIPDNATHIGSFSLGGMAAEGLECDSFMTTVAGNHNTYAISDMTRDGCYPVTQLSVNLIREHSTVTTQVFTDVTAGIKDPSVFIPPEPPCDKVMLEDTTELGSDVLKRVRQTFEQFI, from the exons ATGCAGGTGTTTGTGGTCCTGTTGTGGGCCGTACTGGGGCTGTGTGCTGGACAGAAACCATGCTGTACCCCCGACCAATGGGAGGGCACGATACAGGAGCTGCAGGGATTTCTGGTGGATGACAAGTTAGGAACCGTGGACGGTAGTGTGGAG GTGTCGTATGACTTCACCAACCAGAAATTAGCACTTACCGAGAATCTGAACGAGACCGGGTCTGGGAATACCAAGCTCAGGGTTATTCAGGACTACAAGAAG GGTATGCAGTACGTCATACAAGGCAACTCTTGTATGGAGATTGTCCTCAAAGGATCAATGAGAAAGCAGTGTATCCCAG ACAACGCCACCCACATAGGATCGTTTAGTTTGGGTGGGATGGCAGCAGAAGGGCTGGAGTGTGACTCGTTCATGACGACGGTAGCTGGGAACCACAACACCTACGCCATTTCCGACATGACTCGGGATGGCTGCTACCCTGTCACACAACTCTCCGTCAATCTCATTAGAGAGC ATTCTACAGTGACCACTCAGGTATTCACAGACGTGACGGCTGGAATAAAAGACCCCAGCGTCTTCATCCCACCCGAGCCACCATGCGATAAGGTTATGTTGGAG GATACTACAGAGCTTGGGTCCGACGTCCTCAAAAGAGTTCGCCAAACTTTCGAACAGTTCATCTAG
- the LOC118420181 gene encoding uncharacterized protein LOC118420181 yields MELRIVTNKVLAVNLLILGSVAGVCSGVSFLVALDIGSIFSFVAAFTALIIGILTITENDRLVWMAMVLAYGYEAVCLLHTLVFLGIVIGACNSSLYLTTEKGGCSRSKEFTGIYAFNMALTLTNGVLCALLILNVCGCFNKRTEKARPMSRPVTKTKQRPRSQPQPQTQTRTRTKKQTHTQQQTETKTLTQTPTQTETETKTKTLTQTPTQTQTETETKTKTQTPHKTVPAPTETAVPDTKNKRTKKSKRPSSIYNWPSTPILSPSPGR; encoded by the exons ATGGAGCTCCGGATTGTGACTAACAAAGTCCTGGCGGTGAACTTGTTGATCCTGGGTTCTGTAGCCGGTGTGTGCAGTGGAGTCAGCTTCCTGGTGGCGTTAGACATCGGTAGTATCTTTTCCTTCGTCGCAGCCTTCACG GCACTTATCATCGGAATCCTCACTATAACGGAGAATGATCGCTTG GTGTGGATGGCCATGGTCCTAGCCTATGGTTATGAAGCCGTCTGTTTGCTGCACACCCTTGTGTTCTTGGGCATCGTGATCGGAGCCTGCAACTCCAGTCTATACCTTACGACAGAAAAGGGAG GATGCAGCCGTAGCAAGGAGTTTACCGGTATCTACGCCTTCAACATGGCGCTGACTCTAACCAACGGTGTTTTGTGCGCGCTACTCATTCTCAACGTCTGTGGCTGTTTCAACAAACGAACCGAGAAG GCACGCCCCATGTCCAGGCCAGTCACCAAGACGAAACAACGTCCTCGGTCTCAACCTCAGCCCCAAACACAAACACGGACACGGACaaagaaacagacacacacacagcaacAGACTGAGACAAAGACACTGACACAGACACCGACACAAACTGAGACTGAGACAAAAACAAAGACACTGACACAGACACCGACACAGACACAAACTGAGACTGAGACAaaaacaaagacacagacacCGCATAAGACGGTTCCGGCCCCCACAGAAACAGCCGTCCCTGATACCAAGAATAAGAGGACCAAAAAGAGCAAGCGGCCGTCCTCCATCTATAACTGGCCTTCAACTCCGATACTGAGCCCTTCTCCAGGACGCTAA